The DNA segment CGCGGTTTGAACGCGGCCTTCCTCACCAGCGTATCCGCCGTTGGCACGGATGTTTTCTTCATCCAAAAATGGCCATGGTTCAACGATGAACCATGGTGGAAATTGATCAAACGCCGGGAAATTTATCTGGCCGACGGACGCGCCTTCATCCGCAAGGCGAACCCCAACTGGCACGTCAATTTGCAATCGGTGGGCGTACGCACCTTGCGCTACGGCCACAACGTCGCCACCGGTGTGTTCCTGGTGGGCAATACCGAAACCGCCGTGGCCACCGATGAATTGAGCTTTTCCGCCGGGCGCTATTTCACCGCCGCGGAAGTCGAGGGCAACCGCCCCGTCTGCGTGCTGGGCGCGGACATCGCCAGCAACTTCTTTCCGCACGGCCACGCCATCGGCAACCGCATCCGCATTGACGACATGGCGTTCGAGGTCATCGGGGTGCTGGAAAAAAAAGGCAAGTTTCTGGGCATCGAAAACCTCGATAACACCGCGCACATTCCGGTCACGCTCATGGGACGCGGTTTTACTTTCTTCCCCGGCGTCCGCATCGCGGTCAAAGTCGGCGGGTTGGAACATTTGGAAGACGCCAAGGAAGAAGTGCGCGCCGTCATGCGCAACGTGCGCCGGCTGCCGCCCACCGACGCGGATGATTTTTCCGTCAACTCGCTCGAAGCGTTCATTCAAAAGTTCACCCAGGTCTCCCGGATCATTGGCGGCGTGGGTTTGTTCATCACCGGTTTGTCCCTGTTCGTGGGCGGCATTGGCATCATGAACATCATGTTCGTTTCGGTCACGGAACGAACCCGCGAAATCGGCGTCCGCAAAGCCGTGGGGGCCAAACGTCGCGCCATCTTGATTCAATTCCTGATTGAAGCCGCGGTCATTTGTCTGATGGGCGGACTGATCGGCCTCGGGCTGGCGGCGCTCGTCACCTGGGGCATTTCCCGATTTTTCCCCGCCACCCTGTCGCTGCC comes from the Verrucomicrobiia bacterium genome and includes:
- a CDS encoding ABC transporter permease; translated protein: MKLLLEIGEGLRIAWDAIGANKLRAALTTLGIIIGIVTVTLMGTAIRGLNAAFLTSVSAVGTDVFFIQKWPWFNDEPWWKLIKRREIYLADGRAFIRKANPNWHVNLQSVGVRTLRYGHNVATGVFLVGNTETAVATDELSFSAGRYFTAAEVEGNRPVCVLGADIASNFFPHGHAIGNRIRIDDMAFEVIGVLEKKGKFLGIENLDNTAHIPVTLMGRGFTFFPGVRIAVKVGGLEHLEDAKEEVRAVMRNVRRLPPTDADDFSVNSLEAFIQKFTQVSRIIGGVGLFITGLSLFVGGIGIMNIMFVSVTERTREIGVRKAVGAKRRAILIQFLIEAAVICLMGGLIGLGLAALVTWGISRFFPATLSLPIAALALGVSALTGILAGFLPAWRAARMNPVDALRSE